A genome region from Pristis pectinata isolate sPriPec2 chromosome 4, sPriPec2.1.pri, whole genome shotgun sequence includes the following:
- the LOC127569465 gene encoding uncharacterized protein CXorf38-like isoform X3 — protein MFEVYMPRGQANRRGPENCDAAALLNLFIFCDHFHFERQKLIEVIKCRNDLMHSVEMSVSVEWFKNYRRKILVLLQEFQNIPEAKAANKMIQEVTSSDWKVKMTVTDAVDAAVKFTDEEFDVGEVYNVELDLIKEWAEELSLALEEQEPLQQHLNSLNTFKEFLKRNKELESMLHKELQQLFILEKRLNSGKDL, from the exons ATGTTTGAG GTCTACATGCCTCGTGGGCAGGCCAACAGGCGGGGACCAGAAAATTGTGATGCAGCAGCTCTTTTGAATCTTTTTATTTTTTGCGATCACTTTCACTTTGAAAGGCAAAAATTAATTGAG GTGATTAAATGTCGTAATGACCTGATGCATTCTGTAGAAATGAGTGTTTCTGTAGAATGGTTCAAAAACTATAGACGGAAGATCCTTGTACTTCTACAGGAATTTCAAAACATCCCTGAAGCAAAAGCAGCAAACAAAATGATACAAGAG GTCACATCATCTGACTGGAAAGTTAAAATGACAGTGACTGATGCAGTGGATGCTGCAGTGAAGTTTACAGATGAGGAGTTTGATGTTGGAGAGGTCTATAATGTTGAGTTAGACCTGATTAAAGAATGGGCAGAGGAGCTGAGCCTTGCACTAGAGGAGCAAGAGCCTTTACAACAG CACTTAAACagtttgaatacattcaaggaatTTTTGAAACGAAATAAAGAGCTTGAAAGTATGCTTCacaaagaactgcagcagttgtTTATTCTTGAGAAGAGATTGAATAGTGGCAAAGATCTGTGA
- the LOC127569465 gene encoding uncharacterized protein CXorf38-like isoform X2, whose protein sequence is MQSELSIRLNDDGYKNWIKAGLCLQKIRDCLHGFVRTEIEKFHQILLGTNPNLRQRICSNYCRSQGTKFQKACFVCEEWKREILKHHTNQNSTIYWGNCSPLLWPTNAWEVAKVYMPRGQANRRGPENCDAAALLNLFIFCDHFHFERQKLIEEFQNIPEAKAANKMIQEVTSSDWKVKMTVTDAVDAAVKFTDEEFDVGEVYNVELDLIKEWAEELSLALEEQEPLQQHLNSLNTFKEFLKRNKELESMLHKELQQLFILEKRLNSGKDL, encoded by the exons ATGCAGTCAGAACTGAGTATTCGGCTTAATGACGACGGATACAAAAATTGGATTAAAGCAGGCTTGTGTCTGCAGAAAATTAGAGACTGCCTCCACGGCTTCGTCCGCACAGAAATTGAAAAGTTCCACCAGATTCTTCTCGGCACCAACCCGAACCTGCGGCAAAGAATCTGTAGTAATTATTGCAGATCCCAAGGAACAAAG TTTCAGAAGGCCTGCTTTGTATGTGAAGAATGGAAAAGGGAAATTCTGAAGCATCATACAAATCAAAACAGTACGATATACTGGGGGAACTGCTCTCCTTTGTTGTGGCCTACAAATGCCTGGGAAGTGGCAAAA GTCTACATGCCTCGTGGGCAGGCCAACAGGCGGGGACCAGAAAATTGTGATGCAGCAGCTCTTTTGAATCTTTTTATTTTTTGCGATCACTTTCACTTTGAAAGGCAAAAATTAATTGAG GAATTTCAAAACATCCCTGAAGCAAAAGCAGCAAACAAAATGATACAAGAG GTCACATCATCTGACTGGAAAGTTAAAATGACAGTGACTGATGCAGTGGATGCTGCAGTGAAGTTTACAGATGAGGAGTTTGATGTTGGAGAGGTCTATAATGTTGAGTTAGACCTGATTAAAGAATGGGCAGAGGAGCTGAGCCTTGCACTAGAGGAGCAAGAGCCTTTACAACAG CACTTAAACagtttgaatacattcaaggaatTTTTGAAACGAAATAAAGAGCTTGAAAGTATGCTTCacaaagaactgcagcagttgtTTATTCTTGAGAAGAGATTGAATAGTGGCAAAGATCTGTGA
- the LOC127569465 gene encoding uncharacterized protein CXorf38-like isoform X1: MQSELSIRLNDDGYKNWIKAGLCLQKIRDCLHGFVRTEIEKFHQILLGTNPNLRQRICSNYCRSQGTKFQKACFVCEEWKREILKHHTNQNSTIYWGNCSPLLWPTNAWEVAKVYMPRGQANRRGPENCDAAALLNLFIFCDHFHFERQKLIEVIKCRNDLMHSVEMSVSVEWFKNYRRKILVLLQEFQNIPEAKAANKMIQEVTSSDWKVKMTVTDAVDAAVKFTDEEFDVGEVYNVELDLIKEWAEELSLALEEQEPLQQHLNSLNTFKEFLKRNKELESMLHKELQQLFILEKRLNSGKDL; encoded by the exons ATGCAGTCAGAACTGAGTATTCGGCTTAATGACGACGGATACAAAAATTGGATTAAAGCAGGCTTGTGTCTGCAGAAAATTAGAGACTGCCTCCACGGCTTCGTCCGCACAGAAATTGAAAAGTTCCACCAGATTCTTCTCGGCACCAACCCGAACCTGCGGCAAAGAATCTGTAGTAATTATTGCAGATCCCAAGGAACAAAG TTTCAGAAGGCCTGCTTTGTATGTGAAGAATGGAAAAGGGAAATTCTGAAGCATCATACAAATCAAAACAGTACGATATACTGGGGGAACTGCTCTCCTTTGTTGTGGCCTACAAATGCCTGGGAAGTGGCAAAA GTCTACATGCCTCGTGGGCAGGCCAACAGGCGGGGACCAGAAAATTGTGATGCAGCAGCTCTTTTGAATCTTTTTATTTTTTGCGATCACTTTCACTTTGAAAGGCAAAAATTAATTGAG GTGATTAAATGTCGTAATGACCTGATGCATTCTGTAGAAATGAGTGTTTCTGTAGAATGGTTCAAAAACTATAGACGGAAGATCCTTGTACTTCTACAGGAATTTCAAAACATCCCTGAAGCAAAAGCAGCAAACAAAATGATACAAGAG GTCACATCATCTGACTGGAAAGTTAAAATGACAGTGACTGATGCAGTGGATGCTGCAGTGAAGTTTACAGATGAGGAGTTTGATGTTGGAGAGGTCTATAATGTTGAGTTAGACCTGATTAAAGAATGGGCAGAGGAGCTGAGCCTTGCACTAGAGGAGCAAGAGCCTTTACAACAG CACTTAAACagtttgaatacattcaaggaatTTTTGAAACGAAATAAAGAGCTTGAAAGTATGCTTCacaaagaactgcagcagttgtTTATTCTTGAGAAGAGATTGAATAGTGGCAAAGATCTGTGA